The segment AACTTTCGGGGTTTTTTTATGCCCTAAGGTTTCTTTTTTGCTTGCCTATCCCCTAGGGGGGGATAGGGATATAGATATGGACAAAAAATTAGAATCTTCTAAAAAAATCCAAGACCGGCTTTCCAGGTTGGAAGGACATTTGAAGTCCGTAAAAAGAATGGTGGAAGAGGGTAAACCTTGCAATGATGTGATCCATCAAATCGCAGCAGTTCAAGCCGCACTCTCGAAAGTGGCGAAACTTCTGATTGAAGATCATTTTTCCCAT is part of the Leptospira kobayashii genome and harbors:
- a CDS encoding metal-sensitive transcriptional regulator, producing the protein MDKKLESSKKIQDRLSRLEGHLKSVKRMVEEGKPCNDVIHQIAAVQAALSKVAKLLIEDHFSHSILAQTKSPELKTDLKEFMASIDNYFRTIH